A region of Chitinophaga horti DNA encodes the following proteins:
- a CDS encoding nitrite reductase, translating to MQSFRTELENPLVEKDIIELEQKIRLFREGQIPDEKFRSLRLARGVYGQRQPGVQMVRIKLPYGKMTLQQWKRISDISDEYSTGNLHLTTRQDIQIHFVSLERTPELWAKLELDDITIREACGNTVRNITASDKAGIDPEEPFDITPYADATFRYFLRNPICQDMGRKFKMSFSSSDRDTAFSFMHDIGVIPKIRVVDGKEVRGFKVMLAGGLGAQPMLAKVAFEFLEADQLIPYIESVLRVFDRHGERASRHKARIKFLIQKIGFEEFERLVKEEYKAIKSKSVPVDAAAWPADALPAEDAVVPAYTIRDPKLYEAWKKTNTFEQKQKGYYGAYLRILLGNISSVTSRALVEQLRPVVADDVRVTVNQGLLLKYIKPEHLPYVFSVLEQHNLAAAGFDSIADITACPGTDTCNLAISSSTGIAVALEDVINNEFPDLIYNNDIKIKISGCMNSCGQHGLAHIGFHGSSMKAGGKVLPALQVLLGGGLVGDGVGRVADKVIKVPSRRGPDVLRSLLHDYETNGNSGELFNDYFDRQGERYFYDLLKPLTDLTSVKDDDFVDWGQAQTFATAIGVGECAGVVIDLIATLLYEAEEKQVWAAEALANGAWADGIYHTYSSFVQAAKALLLDENVNCNTQHGIINDFEKHFVDTGKLDIGGFKALVLQINQHEPTESFAKQYFAQAQTFYKAVQQYRQTKTEAPAAASV from the coding sequence ATGCAAAGCTTCAGAACAGAACTGGAAAATCCACTCGTAGAAAAGGACATTATTGAACTGGAACAAAAGATCCGTTTGTTCCGCGAGGGCCAGATTCCCGACGAAAAGTTCCGCAGCCTTCGCCTTGCGAGAGGCGTGTATGGTCAACGCCAGCCTGGTGTACAGATGGTGCGCATCAAACTGCCCTATGGTAAAATGACTTTGCAACAGTGGAAACGCATTTCAGATATTTCAGACGAATATTCAACCGGTAACCTGCACCTCACTACGCGCCAGGACATCCAGATCCACTTCGTGAGCCTGGAGCGTACACCTGAGCTGTGGGCCAAGCTGGAACTGGACGATATCACCATCCGTGAGGCCTGTGGTAACACGGTGCGTAACATTACCGCGTCCGACAAGGCGGGCATCGATCCGGAGGAGCCGTTCGACATTACGCCCTATGCAGATGCGACGTTCCGCTACTTCCTGCGTAACCCGATTTGCCAGGACATGGGTCGTAAGTTTAAAATGTCTTTCTCTTCCAGCGACCGCGATACGGCGTTTTCCTTCATGCACGACATTGGCGTGATCCCGAAAATCCGCGTGGTGGACGGCAAAGAGGTGAGGGGCTTTAAAGTGATGCTGGCCGGCGGTTTGGGCGCGCAGCCCATGCTGGCGAAAGTGGCCTTCGAGTTCCTGGAGGCAGATCAGCTGATTCCCTATATAGAAAGTGTTTTACGCGTTTTCGACCGGCATGGCGAAAGGGCCAGCCGTCACAAAGCGCGTATCAAATTCCTGATCCAGAAAATCGGCTTTGAAGAGTTTGAGAGACTGGTGAAGGAAGAATATAAAGCTATCAAAAGTAAATCTGTTCCGGTAGATGCAGCTGCATGGCCGGCAGACGCCCTGCCTGCGGAAGACGCAGTGGTTCCGGCTTACACTATCCGCGATCCGAAACTGTACGAAGCCTGGAAGAAAACGAACACCTTTGAGCAGAAACAGAAAGGATATTATGGCGCATACCTGCGCATCCTGCTGGGTAACATCAGCTCTGTAACTTCCCGTGCGCTGGTTGAGCAATTGCGCCCGGTAGTAGCCGACGATGTACGCGTGACCGTTAACCAGGGACTGTTACTGAAATATATTAAACCTGAGCACCTGCCTTATGTGTTCTCTGTGTTGGAGCAACACAACCTGGCCGCAGCTGGTTTCGATTCTATTGCAGATATCACCGCTTGTCCCGGTACGGACACCTGTAACCTGGCGATTTCCAGCAGCACCGGTATTGCCGTAGCGTTGGAAGATGTGATCAACAACGAGTTCCCCGACTTGATTTATAACAACGATATCAAAATAAAGATCAGCGGTTGTATGAACTCCTGCGGTCAGCATGGTTTGGCGCACATCGGCTTCCATGGCAGCTCTATGAAAGCCGGCGGCAAAGTATTACCTGCGCTGCAGGTGTTACTGGGCGGTGGTTTGGTCGGTGATGGTGTTGGCCGTGTAGCCGACAAGGTGATTAAGGTGCCCAGCCGTCGTGGTCCGGATGTACTTCGTAGCCTGTTGCACGATTACGAAACAAACGGCAACAGCGGCGAACTGTTTAACGATTACTTCGACCGCCAGGGCGAGCGTTACTTCTACGACCTGCTGAAACCGCTAACCGACCTCACGTCTGTGAAAGACGATGACTTCGTGGACTGGGGACAGGCACAAACATTTGCGACTGCAATTGGTGTGGGTGAGTGTGCGGGTGTGGTGATCGACCTGATCGCCACCCTGTTGTACGAAGCGGAGGAGAAACAAGTGTGGGCGGCAGAAGCATTGGCGAATGGTGCGTGGGCAGATGGAATCTACCATACTTATTCATCTTTCGTACAGGCGGCGAAAGCCTTGCTGCTGGACGAGAACGTGAACTGTAACACGCAGCACGGCATTATCAACGACTTTGAAAAACACTTCGTGGACACCGGTAAACTGGATATCGGCGGCTTTAAAGCCCTGGTATTGCAGATCAACCAGCACGAACCGACTGAAAGCTTCGCGAAACAATACTTTGCCCAGGCGCAAACATTTTATAAAGCTGTACAGCAGTACCGGCAGACCAAAACAGAGGCTCCCGCAGCAGCTTCTGTGTAA
- the hxpB gene encoding hexitol phosphatase HxpB, whose amino-acid sequence MWKHFARKPPYLCGANKKDSYMINTVIFDMDGLLVDSEPLWGLAIREVFDTLNVSLTPELTSRTTGLRTKEVVEYWHNHFKWNAKSTEQVTSEIIESVTHKIMAQGQPMEGLHYILDFFKERGFKMGLASSSNMSIISSVLNYLDIKPYFQAIISAEFEPYGKPHPAVYLSAAQELGASPLECVAFEDSVTGMTAAKAARMKVVVVPEHHNRNDKRYALADIQLNSLLDFNDHELAKLG is encoded by the coding sequence TTGTGGAAACATTTTGCCCGTAAACCGCCGTATCTTTGCGGCGCAAATAAGAAAGACAGCTATATGATCAATACGGTGATTTTCGATATGGACGGCCTGCTGGTAGACTCCGAGCCGTTGTGGGGTTTGGCGATACGCGAAGTGTTTGATACCCTGAACGTTAGCTTAACGCCCGAGTTAACCTCGCGTACGACGGGGCTCAGAACGAAAGAGGTGGTAGAGTACTGGCACAACCACTTCAAGTGGAATGCAAAAAGCACCGAGCAGGTAACGTCGGAAATCATCGAAAGCGTTACCCATAAAATTATGGCGCAGGGCCAGCCGATGGAGGGACTGCATTACATCCTGGATTTCTTTAAAGAACGTGGGTTTAAGATGGGGCTCGCCTCTTCGTCCAACATGAGCATCATTTCCTCCGTGCTTAACTACCTGGATATCAAGCCTTACTTCCAGGCGATCATTTCCGCCGAGTTCGAACCATATGGCAAGCCGCATCCCGCCGTTTACCTGTCTGCCGCGCAGGAACTGGGCGCCAGCCCGCTGGAGTGTGTGGCGTTTGAGGATTCGGTGACCGGTATGACTGCCGCCAAAGCCGCCCGCATGAAGGTTGTAGTAGTGCCCGAGCATCACAACCGTAACGATAAACGTTACGCCCTGGCCGACATCCAGCTCAATTCCCTGCTAGATTTCAACGATCACGAACTGGCAAAACTAGGTTAG
- the rpsA gene encoding 30S ribosomal protein S1: MSENNIINEQNAEQQAAPAETATQNAPVATAHDDFDWSVDKRNVSSYSQEEKAKYDQTYDSTFKVIEENGLLSGTIVGITKTDVVLNIGFKSDGLISLNEFRDLPGIKIGDEVEVLVVEKEDRDGNLHLSRKQARMQRAWEKIVEVYKTGEVVTGTVTSKTKGGLIVDVYGMETFLPGSQIDVKPVTDYDQFVGKTMEFKVVKVNEAIKNAVVSHKALIESDIEQQRVDIISKLEKGQVLEGTIKNITDFGAFIDLGGLDGLLYITDISWGRISHPSEVLQMDQKINVVVLDFDDEKKRISLGYKQLTPHPWDTLPATITEGAKVKGKVVNIEDYGAFLEILPGVEGLVHVSEISWASTPINAKEFFKLGEEYEAVVVTLSKDERKMSLSIKQLTEDPWSTIETKFPLDSRHKGIVKNITPYGVFVELETGIGGMIHISDLSWIKRFNHPSEYTKVGSEIDVVILGIDKDNRKLSLGHKQIEEDPWNTFETIFPIGSTHEGTIVKKDDKGATVQLQYGLEAYAPARHLRTEDEKPVAVEDVKPFMIIEFDRNEKRILVSHTKVWEQTKTEEKEAIVKEKRADADKTRKAVKTIQSKVEKATLGDLGALAELREKLKQSEGGEEKKAE; encoded by the coding sequence ATGTCAGAAAACAACATTATTAACGAACAAAACGCTGAACAACAGGCAGCTCCGGCTGAAACAGCGACACAAAATGCGCCTGTTGCCACTGCTCACGACGATTTTGATTGGAGCGTGGACAAACGCAACGTATCTTCTTACTCACAGGAAGAGAAAGCGAAGTATGATCAGACCTATGACAGCACGTTCAAGGTGATCGAGGAGAATGGTCTGCTGAGCGGTACCATCGTTGGTATTACTAAAACCGACGTAGTACTGAACATCGGTTTCAAATCCGATGGTCTGATCTCCCTCAACGAGTTCCGCGACCTGCCGGGTATTAAAATCGGCGACGAGGTAGAGGTACTGGTTGTTGAAAAAGAAGACCGCGATGGTAACCTGCACCTGAGCCGCAAACAAGCTCGTATGCAGCGCGCCTGGGAAAAAATCGTGGAAGTTTACAAAACAGGCGAAGTGGTTACTGGTACTGTTACCAGCAAAACCAAAGGCGGCCTGATCGTGGACGTTTATGGTATGGAAACCTTCCTGCCAGGTTCACAGATCGACGTGAAACCTGTAACTGACTACGATCAGTTCGTGGGTAAAACAATGGAATTCAAAGTGGTTAAGGTTAACGAGGCCATCAAGAACGCCGTTGTATCTCACAAAGCGCTCATCGAAAGCGATATCGAGCAACAGCGTGTTGACATTATCTCTAAACTGGAGAAAGGTCAGGTGTTGGAAGGTACGATCAAGAACATCACAGACTTCGGTGCGTTCATCGATCTGGGTGGTCTGGACGGCCTGCTCTACATCACCGACATCAGCTGGGGTCGTATCTCTCACCCAAGCGAAGTACTGCAGATGGATCAGAAGATCAATGTGGTGGTACTGGACTTCGACGACGAGAAGAAACGTATCAGCTTAGGTTACAAGCAACTGACCCCGCATCCGTGGGATACTTTGCCTGCAACCATCACCGAAGGTGCAAAAGTAAAAGGCAAAGTAGTGAACATCGAAGATTACGGCGCATTCCTGGAAATTCTGCCTGGTGTAGAAGGTCTGGTACACGTATCCGAGATTTCATGGGCTTCCACGCCAATCAACGCCAAAGAGTTCTTCAAACTGGGCGAAGAGTACGAAGCAGTGGTTGTTACGCTGAGCAAAGACGAGCGTAAAATGAGCCTGTCTATCAAACAACTGACCGAAGATCCATGGTCAACTATCGAAACTAAATTCCCGCTGGATAGCCGTCACAAAGGCATCGTTAAAAACATCACTCCTTACGGTGTGTTCGTTGAGCTGGAAACTGGTATCGGTGGTATGATCCACATCTCCGACCTCAGCTGGATCAAACGTTTCAACCACCCGAGCGAGTATACCAAAGTTGGTAGCGAAATCGACGTGGTGATCCTGGGTATCGATAAAGATAACCGCAAACTGAGCCTCGGTCACAAACAAATCGAAGAAGATCCATGGAACACCTTCGAAACTATCTTCCCGATCGGTTCTACCCACGAGGGTACCATCGTTAAGAAAGACGACAAAGGTGCTACCGTTCAGCTGCAATATGGCCTGGAAGCTTACGCTCCTGCCCGTCACCTGCGCACAGAGGACGAAAAACCAGTTGCAGTAGAAGACGTGAAACCATTCATGATCATCGAATTTGACCGCAACGAAAAACGTATCCTCGTATCTCACACTAAAGTTTGGGAACAAACTAAAACTGAAGAGAAAGAGGCTATCGTTAAAGAAAAACGTGCCGATGCGGACAAAACCCGTAAAGCTGTGAAAACCATCCAGTCTAAAGTAGAAAAAGCTACTCTGGGCGACCTGGGCGCACTGGCTGAACTGAGAGAAAAACTCAAACAATCTGAAGGCGGCGAAGAAAAGAAAGCTGAGTAG
- a CDS encoding rhomboid family protein: protein MNGTSLRSDVRSWLNQDNTVNHIILWNTIIFLVIGILNLAALGSGGAQVAKDFLLENLSLQSNLVILAHKPWGFITYMFTHEGVFHYVFNMMALYFFGNLFRSDVGRERVLPVYIISSIFAGLLYVMAYNIIPALSVFPNILIGASASIMCFITATAMTLPNLVLNIFFINIRLKWLAIALVVIDILSIAQGNTGGIIAHLGGALFGILYVLSIRNGVELAQPLIWLFGKLGSISFKRQPAPKSGYRNFKPKKSPLKVVKRSGEENRQQKLDILLDKINEKGYDSLTHEEKSWLKKYSNENS from the coding sequence ATGAACGGCACTTCACTGAGATCAGATGTACGCAGCTGGCTGAACCAGGATAATACGGTTAACCACATTATTTTATGGAATACTATCATATTCCTGGTAATTGGCATATTAAACCTCGCCGCGCTCGGTAGCGGCGGCGCACAGGTGGCCAAAGACTTTTTGTTAGAAAATCTTTCCCTCCAGTCTAACCTGGTTATACTCGCGCATAAACCCTGGGGATTCATTACTTACATGTTTACGCATGAAGGTGTGTTTCACTATGTGTTCAATATGATGGCACTTTACTTTTTCGGAAACCTCTTCCGCTCGGACGTTGGTCGCGAAAGGGTGCTGCCTGTATACATCATCAGCAGTATTTTTGCCGGCCTCCTGTACGTAATGGCCTATAATATCATCCCGGCCCTCAGCGTGTTTCCGAACATCCTCATCGGCGCATCCGCGTCTATCATGTGTTTTATCACAGCCACGGCGATGACGCTGCCCAACCTGGTACTGAACATCTTTTTTATCAATATCCGCCTTAAATGGCTCGCGATCGCACTGGTCGTGATCGATATATTATCCATCGCGCAGGGTAACACCGGCGGCATTATCGCTCACCTGGGCGGTGCGCTGTTCGGTATCTTGTACGTGCTCTCCATTCGCAATGGCGTGGAACTGGCGCAGCCACTCATATGGCTGTTCGGCAAACTCGGCTCCATTAGCTTCAAGCGGCAACCCGCGCCCAAAAGCGGCTACCGGAATTTCAAACCGAAAAAATCACCGTTAAAGGTGGTAAAACGGTCCGGCGAAGAAAACAGGCAGCAAAAGCTCGATATACTGCTCGATAAGATCAACGAAAAAGGCTACGACAGCCTCACACACGAAGAAAAATCCTGGCTCAAGAAGTACAGCAACGAAAACAGCTGA
- a CDS encoding patatin-like phospholipase family protein gives MSNTQGAASLNYLFNDPIVQHRIAQLKEVNPQVSDIVDDAGNQYVDIVLEGGGTLGMALLGYLYTLEQLNIRFLCIGGASAGAIAALLLAAGPIDEAKTEWIISKVANKDFYDFIDGDADARNFIDNLLKHRHDDPTVFDTLRRAWYFTCIIDNLSSNKKGLNPGKVFHDWVKELLAEKDITTYGQMRERRLQRPPGLRNRVTGEVIDDEFTEEYIELGIVAADITTETRVVFPRMAGIYYQHPDAANPADFVRASMSVPLFFRPFELSGIPAHDGQQDVWRTRCNFYGNIPEKVLFVDGGILSNFPIDIFHNYRKIPSSPTFGVKIGFDRTRCNDTHSFLDYIGAIFWSSAHSLDNEFIHRNPDFKQLVSFIDYNNKRFSWLDFSLDEDEKLELFKRGVETAAFFISNFDWEKYKHSRKIVAD, from the coding sequence ATGAGTAATACACAAGGCGCTGCAAGCCTTAATTACCTGTTTAACGATCCGATCGTACAGCACCGCATCGCGCAACTGAAAGAAGTAAATCCGCAAGTGTCAGACATTGTAGACGATGCCGGCAACCAGTATGTTGATATAGTGCTGGAAGGCGGCGGCACGCTGGGTATGGCGCTGCTCGGTTATCTGTACACGCTGGAACAACTCAACATCCGCTTCCTCTGCATCGGCGGCGCTTCGGCCGGAGCCATTGCCGCACTGCTGCTGGCCGCCGGTCCCATCGACGAAGCCAAAACGGAATGGATCATCAGCAAGGTCGCCAACAAAGACTTTTACGATTTCATCGACGGTGATGCGGACGCCCGCAACTTTATCGATAACTTACTCAAACACCGCCACGATGATCCTACGGTATTCGATACGCTGCGCCGCGCCTGGTATTTTACCTGCATCATCGATAATTTATCCAGCAATAAAAAAGGACTTAATCCCGGCAAGGTGTTCCACGATTGGGTAAAGGAGTTGCTGGCAGAAAAAGACATCACCACCTACGGACAAATGCGCGAACGCCGTTTGCAACGCCCGCCCGGACTGCGCAACCGTGTGACCGGCGAGGTGATCGACGATGAGTTTACGGAGGAGTATATTGAACTGGGCATCGTGGCCGCCGACATTACCACGGAAACGCGGGTTGTATTCCCACGTATGGCGGGCATCTACTACCAGCATCCGGACGCTGCCAACCCCGCGGACTTTGTACGCGCATCTATGTCCGTACCGCTGTTCTTCCGGCCGTTTGAGCTGAGCGGCATCCCGGCGCACGACGGGCAGCAGGATGTATGGCGTACGCGCTGCAACTTTTACGGCAACATCCCGGAGAAGGTGCTGTTCGTGGATGGCGGCATCCTGTCCAACTTCCCGATCGACATCTTTCACAACTACCGCAAAATTCCCTCCTCTCCTACCTTTGGCGTCAAGATCGGGTTCGACCGTACGCGGTGTAACGATACGCACAGCTTCCTGGACTACATTGGCGCTATCTTCTGGTCGTCGGCCCATAGCCTTGACAATGAGTTTATTCACCGCAACCCGGACTTTAAACAACTGGTATCGTTCATCGATTACAACAACAAACGTTTCAGCTGGCTCGACTTTTCGCTGGATGAAGATGAAAAGCTGGAACTGTTCAAGCGCGGGGTAGAAACGGCGGCGTTCTTTATCAGCAATTTCGACTGGGAAAAATACAAGCACTCGCGTAAGATCGTGGCCGACTGA
- a CDS encoding 4-hydroxy-3-methylbut-2-enyl diphosphate reductase — MKTFNVPVIYRSPLISAIKQQRKQQDKMKKDFTPTALDFGPVKILLARHFGFCYGVENAIEIAFRTVDENEGKRIFLLSEMIHNPQVNSDLLSRGVRFIMDTGGKQLIPWESLNPDDIVIIPAFGTTLEIESRLSALGITPLQYNTTCPFVERVWNKADQIGKKDYTVIIHGKPKHEETRATFSHSQSVTPTVVVKDIHEAEKLAAYIRGEQPADSFYEAFKGQYSEGFDVTKDLQRVGVVNQTTMLASETQSIADYIRGVMQQHYQLEDAQVQERFADTRDTLCYATNDNQTAVTGMLEAQADLAIVVGGYNSSNTSHLVELCEEKLPTYYIASEEKLLSRDEISHWDFHHSQELHSTGYLPAKTPVTIMLTSGASCPDAVVEGVIRKLLSFWDLEDEVEKMSINFTA; from the coding sequence ATGAAAACATTCAACGTACCTGTTATATACCGTAGTCCACTGATCAGCGCCATAAAACAACAGCGCAAGCAGCAGGATAAAATGAAAAAAGACTTTACACCCACCGCGCTGGATTTTGGCCCGGTAAAAATATTGCTCGCCCGCCACTTTGGTTTTTGCTATGGGGTGGAAAATGCGATCGAGATCGCTTTCCGTACGGTGGACGAAAACGAGGGTAAACGCATCTTCCTGTTAAGTGAAATGATTCACAACCCGCAGGTAAACAGCGATTTACTGTCCCGCGGCGTACGTTTCATTATGGATACCGGCGGCAAACAACTCATTCCCTGGGAATCGCTGAACCCGGATGATATTGTGATCATCCCCGCTTTCGGCACCACGCTGGAAATAGAGTCGCGCCTGTCGGCACTGGGTATTACACCTTTGCAGTACAACACCACCTGCCCGTTCGTGGAAAGGGTGTGGAACAAGGCCGACCAGATCGGTAAAAAGGATTACACGGTGATTATTCACGGTAAACCGAAACACGAAGAAACCCGTGCCACGTTTTCGCATAGCCAGTCGGTAACGCCAACCGTGGTGGTAAAGGACATACACGAAGCCGAAAAGCTGGCCGCCTACATCCGTGGCGAACAGCCGGCCGACAGTTTCTACGAAGCATTCAAAGGTCAGTATTCAGAAGGGTTTGATGTTACCAAAGACCTGCAACGCGTAGGCGTAGTAAACCAAACCACGATGCTGGCTTCCGAAACGCAGTCGATTGCAGACTACATACGTGGGGTCATGCAGCAGCATTACCAGCTGGAAGATGCGCAGGTACAGGAGCGCTTCGCCGATACCCGCGACACGCTTTGTTACGCCACCAACGACAACCAGACGGCCGTAACCGGTATGCTGGAAGCGCAGGCGGACCTGGCCATCGTGGTAGGCGGTTACAATAGCTCCAACACCTCTCACCTGGTGGAGCTTTGCGAGGAAAAGCTGCCCACTTACTATATTGCGTCCGAAGAAAAACTGCTCTCCCGCGACGAGATCAGTCACTGGGACTTCCATCACAGCCAGGAACTGCATAGTACCGGTTACCTGCCGGCCAAAACACCGGTGACGATCATGCTCACCAGCGGCGCCTCCTGTCCGGACGCGGTGGTAGAAGGAGTAATACGAAAGCTACTCTCTTTCTGGGACCTGGAGGATGAGGTGGAAAAAATGAGTATCAACTTTACAGCGTAG
- a CDS encoding LytR/AlgR family response regulator transcription factor — MSEIKAVIVDDEQHCVDALKTMLQKKFPDVTVLGGAGSVEAAKVLIDELKPDLVFLDVEMPYQNGFELLKLFDKVNFDVIFTTAYEQYALKAIKFNALDYLLKPFGISDLQDALQKFTNRRNGKVEGNAPVAPLEVFLQNMKTMQHSNKKIALPTLTGLVFMPVQSIVRCESTGNYTKIFFTDRKQLLVSKPLKEFEELLTDIDFFRVHNSHLINLQQMDSYIQGEGGFALMSDGTQVEVSRRRKADFLKKAVQF; from the coding sequence ATGAGCGAGATTAAAGCAGTCATCGTAGACGATGAGCAGCACTGCGTAGATGCCTTAAAAACCATGTTGCAAAAGAAGTTCCCGGACGTAACCGTACTCGGTGGCGCCGGTAGTGTGGAGGCGGCCAAGGTACTTATCGACGAGCTGAAGCCCGACCTGGTATTCCTCGACGTGGAAATGCCGTACCAAAATGGGTTTGAGTTACTGAAGCTGTTCGACAAGGTGAATTTTGATGTGATATTCACCACGGCTTACGAGCAGTACGCCCTCAAAGCCATCAAATTTAACGCACTCGACTACCTGCTGAAACCGTTCGGTATTTCCGACCTGCAGGATGCATTGCAGAAATTCACTAACCGGCGGAATGGCAAAGTGGAGGGTAACGCCCCGGTGGCACCGTTAGAGGTGTTTTTGCAGAACATGAAAACGATGCAGCATTCCAATAAAAAGATCGCCCTGCCTACGCTGACCGGCCTGGTTTTTATGCCGGTACAGAGCATCGTGCGTTGCGAATCGACGGGGAACTATACCAAAATATTTTTCACCGACCGCAAGCAACTACTCGTTTCCAAGCCGCTAAAGGAGTTCGAGGAACTGCTTACCGACATTGATTTCTTCCGCGTACACAACTCACACCTGATCAACCTCCAGCAAATGGACTCCTACATCCAGGGCGAAGGCGGTTTTGCCCTCATGAGCGATGGTACACAGGTAGAGGTGAGCAGGAGGAGAAAGGCGGATTTCCTGAAAAAGGCCGTTCAGTTCTAG
- a CDS encoding tetratricopeptide repeat protein: protein MRDNIYPYSMLLKSLPFIVILYLALVGGVTAQDSVLVYKTLDSLRAMKDDTSKVDLLAKRGRTFNRYFDGRNAENVFYKDAINLGENIRDYRHLAEIYNEIGTSKRNRSLYILAADYHEKALANAKLAKNDRLISFSYNNLGVDYRRLDKLDKAFDAHFSALRIAEKINDVRNICVATNSIGNIHLSNKKYEEAIRDFAKALQLEQDAGNELGVAINLGNIGYAYQGLGKLDLSIEFFKRSLEANQKINSTTGISICYTCLGAVYQDKKDYNTAKSYMLKALAVNGEVDDQIHVADNYLSIGKLFDEQGVQDSARLYYQQAIDLGRRWGFKSTLLDAYKGMAHSLRESKQYERSLAYMDSLIVYNDSIQTEKNELVASQSETRYNVSRKDAEIKTLHQAQDNEKLRVKRNLAVAISLGVILLMLIVGGFFYIRHRNLEANRQALQLELRSLRAQMNPHFIFNSLSSIHRYIWSNNQEEASEYLTKFSKLMRMILDNSQHTFIPLNKELESLKLYLDLEVLRCNNMFEYHILLGDNINDEEVMIPPMIIQPYVENAIWHGLVHRKLKGLLEISIRLKGRVLECIVTDNGIGRKMAMEIKEKKNKTHNSMGMKVTEGRIALIRKINNTKDANVEITDLEDAKGQPEGTKVTIVLPAEFLF from the coding sequence GTGAGGGATAATATCTACCCCTACAGCATGCTACTGAAAAGTCTCCCCTTTATCGTCATCCTGTACCTCGCATTGGTCGGCGGTGTTACCGCGCAGGACTCTGTGCTCGTTTATAAAACGCTGGACTCACTCCGGGCCATGAAGGACGATACTTCCAAAGTAGACTTGCTGGCTAAGCGCGGTCGCACTTTTAACCGCTACTTCGATGGGCGTAACGCCGAGAACGTTTTTTATAAAGATGCGATCAACCTCGGCGAAAATATCCGCGACTACCGGCACCTCGCTGAAATCTACAACGAGATAGGCACGTCTAAACGAAATCGCTCCCTGTACATTCTGGCAGCCGATTATCACGAAAAGGCACTCGCTAACGCCAAACTCGCCAAAAATGATCGTCTCATCAGCTTTTCCTACAATAACCTGGGGGTCGACTATCGCCGTCTCGATAAACTCGACAAGGCATTCGACGCCCACTTCAGTGCACTGCGTATTGCTGAAAAGATCAACGATGTGCGTAATATTTGCGTGGCTACCAACAGCATCGGCAACATTCATCTATCTAACAAAAAGTACGAAGAAGCCATCCGCGATTTTGCAAAGGCCCTGCAGCTGGAACAGGATGCCGGCAATGAACTGGGTGTAGCCATCAACCTGGGTAATATTGGTTATGCCTACCAGGGCCTGGGTAAGCTGGACTTGTCCATCGAATTTTTTAAACGCTCGCTGGAAGCCAACCAGAAAATTAACAGCACCACCGGTATATCTATCTGCTACACTTGCCTGGGTGCGGTGTACCAGGATAAGAAAGATTACAACACCGCCAAAAGTTATATGCTTAAAGCACTGGCAGTAAATGGTGAGGTAGATGACCAGATACATGTGGCCGATAATTACCTGAGCATCGGTAAACTGTTCGACGAACAGGGCGTTCAGGACAGTGCCCGCCTCTATTATCAACAGGCTATCGATCTTGGCCGGCGCTGGGGTTTTAAATCTACTTTGTTAGATGCGTACAAAGGCATGGCGCACAGCCTGCGCGAATCCAAACAATACGAACGCTCGCTGGCTTACATGGATAGCCTTATCGTATACAACGACAGCATCCAGACCGAAAAAAATGAACTGGTCGCATCGCAGTCTGAAACACGTTACAACGTAAGCCGTAAGGATGCGGAGATCAAAACGCTGCACCAGGCGCAGGACAATGAAAAGCTGCGGGTGAAACGGAACCTCGCGGTAGCTATCTCACTGGGGGTGATTTTGTTGATGCTGATCGTAGGCGGCTTCTTTTACATCCGCCACCGCAACCTCGAAGCCAATCGACAGGCGTTGCAACTGGAGCTGCGAAGTTTACGTGCGCAGATGAATCCACACTTCATCTTCAATTCCCTGAGTTCTATTCACCGCTATATCTGGAGTAACAACCAGGAAGAAGCGTCGGAGTATCTCACCAAATTCTCCAAACTGATGCGGATGATACTGGATAATAGCCAGCACACCTTCATTCCCCTGAATAAAGAACTGGAATCGCTGAAACTGTACCTCGACCTGGAAGTGTTGCGGTGCAACAACATGTTCGAGTACCATATTTTACTAGGCGACAACATTAATGACGAGGAAGTAATGATACCGCCGATGATCATTCAACCGTACGTGGAAAATGCCATCTGGCACGGGCTGGTACATCGCAAACTGAAAGGTTTGCTGGAAATCAGCATCCGGCTGAAGGGGCGTGTGCTGGAATGTATTGTGACCGACAACGGTATTGGCCGTAAGATGGCGATGGAGATCAAGGAGAAGAAAAACAAAACCCATAATTCCATGGGCATGAAAGTAACGGAAGGACGTATTGCGCTGATCCGCAAGATCAATAATACCAAAGATGCGAATGTAGAAATTACCGACCTGGAAGATGCGAAGGGGCAGCCTGAGGGGACCAAAGTGACCATTGTATTGCCCGCCGAATTTTTATTTTAG